One genomic segment of Streptomyces sp. TLI_146 includes these proteins:
- a CDS encoding exonuclease SbcCD subunit D produces the protein MRFLHTSDWHLGRSFHRVALLDAQAAFLDHLVATVRERDVDAVLVAGDVYDRAVPPLAAVELFDRAIHRLAEEGVPTVMISGNHDSARRLGVGAGLIERAGIHLRTDPAGCGTPVLLSDAHGEVAFYGLPYLEPALVRDEFKTDKAGHEQVLGAAMERVRADLAARARGTRSVVLAHAFVAGGEPSDSERDITVGGVAAVPAGVFDGVDYVALGHLHGSQTLTDRVRYSGSPLAYSFSETTHRKSMWLVDLAADGAVAAERIDCPVPRPLARIRGRLDELLEDPALEPHEDAWVEATLTDPVRPDDAMARVAARFPHTLSLVFEPDRAPEDPLASYARRLQGRSDQEIAEDFVAHVRGGSGPDEQERTVLRGAFDDVRVESALTQDHAREAAAAREGAR, from the coding sequence ATGAGATTCCTGCACACGTCGGACTGGCACCTGGGACGGTCGTTCCACCGGGTCGCCCTGCTCGACGCCCAGGCAGCGTTCCTCGACCACCTGGTGGCGACGGTGCGCGAGCGCGACGTGGACGCGGTCCTGGTGGCAGGGGATGTCTACGACCGGGCCGTGCCGCCGCTCGCGGCCGTGGAGCTCTTCGACCGCGCCATCCACCGGCTCGCCGAGGAGGGCGTGCCGACGGTCATGATCTCGGGGAACCACGACTCGGCCCGCCGGCTCGGCGTCGGCGCGGGCCTCATCGAGCGGGCGGGCATCCACCTGCGCACCGACCCGGCCGGGTGCGGCACCCCGGTGCTGCTGTCCGACGCCCATGGGGAGGTGGCCTTCTACGGGCTGCCCTACCTCGAACCGGCCCTGGTCCGCGACGAGTTCAAGACCGACAAGGCCGGGCATGAGCAGGTTCTCGGCGCGGCCATGGAGCGCGTCCGGGCGGATCTCGCGGCACGCGCGCGAGGCACCCGGTCCGTCGTCCTCGCGCACGCCTTCGTGGCGGGCGGCGAGCCGAGCGACAGCGAGCGGGACATCACGGTCGGCGGGGTCGCCGCCGTGCCCGCGGGAGTCTTCGACGGCGTCGACTATGTGGCGCTCGGCCATCTGCACGGCAGCCAGACCCTCACCGACCGCGTGCGCTACTCGGGCTCCCCGCTGGCGTACTCGTTCTCCGAGACCACCCACCGCAAGTCGATGTGGCTCGTCGACCTGGCCGCCGACGGAGCCGTCGCCGCCGAGCGGATCGACTGCCCGGTCCCGCGCCCCCTCGCCCGCATCCGGGGCCGCCTCGACGAGCTGCTCGAAGATCCCGCCCTGGAGCCCCACGAGGACGCGTGGGTGGAGGCGACGCTCACCGACCCGGTCCGCCCCGACGACGCGATGGCCCGCGTCGCCGCCCGCTTCCCGCACACCCTCAGCCTGGTCTTCGAGCCGGACCGGGCCCCCGAGGACCCGCTCGCCTCGTACGCGCGCCGCCTCCAGGGCCGTAGCGACCAGGAGATCGCGGAGGACTTCGTGGCCCATGTGCGCGGCGGCAGCGGCCCCGACGAACAGGAGCGGACGGTGCTGCGCGGCGCGTTCGACGACGTACGGGTGGAGTCGGCGCTCACCCAGGACCACGCGCGCGAGGCCGCGGCTGCGCGGGAGGGTGCCCGATGA
- a CDS encoding YigZ family protein — MQEQYRTIAREGVHETEVNRSRFLCALAPAATEQAAQDFIARVRREHPTATHNCFAYVIGADASVQKASDDGEPGGTAGVPMLQMLTRREVRYAVAVVTRYYGGVKLGAGGLIRAYGGAVGEALDALGTVVRRRYRLATVTVDHQRAGKLENDLRATGRAVREVRYAEAVTIEIGIPEADVESLRRWLADVTAGTATLELGGEAYGDA, encoded by the coding sequence ATGCAGGAGCAGTACCGGACGATCGCCCGCGAGGGCGTGCACGAGACCGAGGTCAACCGATCGCGGTTCCTCTGCGCGCTCGCGCCCGCCGCGACCGAGCAGGCGGCGCAGGACTTCATCGCGCGCGTCCGCAGGGAGCACCCGACGGCGACCCACAACTGCTTCGCGTACGTCATCGGGGCCGACGCCTCCGTACAGAAGGCGAGCGACGACGGCGAGCCGGGAGGCACCGCCGGAGTCCCGATGCTCCAGATGCTGACCCGCCGCGAGGTGCGGTACGCCGTCGCCGTCGTCACCCGCTACTACGGCGGAGTGAAGCTCGGCGCCGGCGGGCTCATCCGCGCGTACGGGGGAGCGGTCGGCGAAGCCCTGGACGCGCTCGGCACCGTGGTGCGCCGGCGGTACCGCCTCGCCACCGTCACCGTCGACCACCAGCGCGCGGGCAAGCTGGAGAACGACCTGCGGGCCACCGGCCGCGCGGTGCGCGAGGTGCGCTACGCCGAGGCCGTGACCATCGAGATCGGCATTCCGGAGGCGGACGTGGAGTCCCTGCGGCGCTGGCTCGCGGACGTCACCGCGGGCACGGCGACGCTGGAGCTCGGCGGAGAGGCGTACGGGGACGCGTGA
- a CDS encoding GH3 auxin-responsive promoter family protein, with amino-acid sequence MTTSESRRDGPSWPDPERVERYRSRVFAERARLRAAFADPAGLQQRVLEDLLAFNADTAYGRAHGFARVRTLDDWRKAVPVQDYSGLAPWIERAAAGEDNVLTADKPAVFFTSSGSTGAHKKIPVTPQFMHTTFFPFYYAAWAPLAEHFPDVLARPDAVLNLKHDPLAAPPTTASGKPHVGASQVDFGTRFGEPLSAEPGTSAPWATLAVPVAADAHLEKMYLRLRLAVESDVRCVIGINPAMVAALPHQLNLWWERLVQEVRDGTLGGHPYRSPNPDRARELDRLAAHFGRVRPAHVWPNMRALFCWTTGLASLYLPRLREEFGPGVTLLPAPVAASEGPTGVALDRHPSAGSLVVTASVYEFADADQDLTPDTPTLRPHELEAGRDYHTVFSHIGGLYRYAVGDVVRVVDSEHGVPRLEYTGRNTLSNAAGERLRDAHVLRALTTALAAGGLELRNTACRVVPGQHGTPFYQFALASTTPWSGAETDAFLTRLDRALAHESPGYHHARAQHRLGAPTALPLHPDAFLDDWHAAVATGVRPTQVKDRLFRQDPALWQRLTDGNGS; translated from the coding sequence ATGACTACGTCTGAGAGTCGTCGGGACGGCCCGTCCTGGCCGGATCCGGAGCGGGTGGAGCGGTACCGGTCGCGGGTGTTCGCCGAGCGGGCCCGGCTGCGGGCCGCGTTCGCGGATCCGGCCGGACTCCAACAGCGGGTCCTGGAGGACCTGCTCGCCTTCAACGCCGACACCGCGTACGGCCGCGCCCACGGATTCGCGCGGGTGCGCACCCTGGACGACTGGCGCAAAGCCGTCCCCGTCCAGGACTACAGCGGGCTCGCCCCCTGGATCGAGCGGGCGGCGGCGGGCGAGGACAACGTCCTCACCGCCGACAAGCCCGCCGTCTTCTTCACCAGCAGCGGCAGCACCGGCGCCCACAAGAAGATCCCCGTCACCCCCCAGTTCATGCACACCACGTTCTTCCCGTTCTACTACGCCGCGTGGGCGCCCTTGGCCGAACACTTCCCCGACGTCCTCGCGCGCCCGGACGCGGTGCTGAACCTCAAGCACGACCCGCTGGCCGCCCCGCCGACCACGGCCTCCGGCAAGCCCCATGTGGGGGCCAGCCAGGTCGACTTCGGCACCAGGTTCGGGGAGCCGCTCTCGGCGGAGCCCGGCACGAGCGCCCCCTGGGCCACGCTGGCGGTGCCCGTGGCGGCCGACGCGCATCTGGAGAAGATGTATCTGCGGCTGCGACTGGCGGTCGAGAGCGATGTGCGCTGTGTCATCGGCATCAACCCCGCCATGGTCGCCGCCCTCCCCCACCAGCTGAACCTGTGGTGGGAGCGCCTCGTCCAGGAGGTGCGCGACGGCACGCTCGGCGGCCACCCCTACCGATCCCCCAACCCCGATCGCGCCCGCGAACTCGACCGTCTCGCCGCGCACTTCGGGCGTGTCCGGCCCGCCCATGTGTGGCCGAACATGCGGGCCCTGTTCTGCTGGACCACCGGTCTCGCCTCGCTCTACCTCCCCCGGCTGCGCGAGGAGTTCGGGCCGGGGGTCACCCTGCTGCCCGCCCCGGTCGCCGCCTCGGAGGGCCCCACCGGCGTCGCCCTCGACCGCCACCCGAGCGCCGGAAGCCTCGTCGTGACCGCCTCCGTGTACGAGTTCGCCGACGCGGACCAGGACCTCACCCCCGACACACCGACCCTCCGGCCCCACGAGCTTGAAGCGGGACGCGACTACCACACCGTTTTCAGCCACATCGGCGGCCTCTACCGCTATGCCGTCGGCGACGTCGTACGTGTCGTCGACAGCGAGCACGGCGTACCCCGCCTCGAATACACCGGCCGCAACACGCTCTCCAACGCCGCCGGGGAACGCCTGCGCGACGCCCACGTGCTGCGCGCCCTCACGACCGCCCTGGCCGCGGGCGGACTCGAACTGCGCAACACCGCCTGCCGCGTCGTCCCCGGTCAACACGGCACCCCCTTCTACCAGTTCGCCCTGGCCTCAACCACCCCTTGGAGCGGCGCCGAGACCGACGCGTTCCTGACACGCCTCGACCGCGCCCTCGCCCACGAATCCCCCGGCTATCACCACGCCCGCGCCCAGCACCGCCTGGGCGCCCCCACCGCTCTCCCGCTGCACCCCGACGCCTTCCTCGACGACTGGCACGCCGCCGTCGCCACCGGCGTCCGCCCCACCCAGGTCAAAGACCGGCTCTTCCGCCAGGACCCGGCGCTATGGCAACGACTCACCGACGGGAACGGTTCCTGA